The DNA segment gaggcagagggacGCCAAGCACATGCCCGGAAGGTTCCTAAGATGAGGCACCAAGAGGAAGGCAGCCAGGTGCAGCAGGAGACACAGGCAGGACAGTCCAAGACCCGCCAGTGACACCCAACCTAACACCGAGGAGAACTTGTGTGAGAGTTCCTGTGGCTTGCACACAAGGACGCCACCTTCAGTTACCTCGTATTCTCCCACCTGGTAACTTCGAGCGTAAGTTTCTACAATTACCATTCTCTTCTCGTTCAACGTGAATTCGCCTTCAGAAAGAAGTATTTTATCACAATTAAGTGTTTCATTTGATTCAGTAGACACTAAATTGCTACGAAAGGCTTTCCTTGTGTTGTGTGGACAACAAGCTGAGAAATCCGATGTGTTGGTTGTCACCTTATTGTCGCCTTCATAACCCTTGTCGTCCTTGTCTACCTCACTTATGTTCCTCCGCAAAATATTTCTGCACTTATTTAAAAAGTTATCATAAATTTCGCCGGGCTGGCAAAGGTTTACAATTCCGACATTATTATCACCGCTGTGGTAACCAAAATCAATTAGTAGAGAGAAAGAAGGTGGCCTTGAAGCAGCAACTATAACACAATTAATTGAGGAGATAGATTTCCAGTTACACAGAAGACAGTGGGGGTTCCTGTAGGCCGAGAGTGCCCAATACCTCACTGCCGTGTAAGAGTGACACAGAGCAGCAACAGAAGCGTCCGTCCAGTTCTCAGCACACGTCTTGATGGTGGGGCTGCACCGTTCCCTTGAAttcacagtaatatcagaaatttTAATGTTAATATTACATTTCTTAAATATTTGTTTACCATTAAAGGGAACAAATGCACCCCAAGATCCGTTATCGAATAATAAATGAGAAGTTATGTATTCGGATAAGTTACCCGGCTGATCTGGAATATAGTTATCCGGCTGATCTGGAATATAGCTATCCGGCTGATATGGAATATAGTTATCCGGCTGATCTGGAATATAGTTATCCGGCTGATCTGGAATATAGTTATCCGGCTGATATGGAATATAGTTATCCGGCTGATATGGAATATAGTTATCCGGCTGATATGGAATATAGTTATCCGGCTGATATGGAATATAATTATCCGGCTGATCTGGAATATAGTTATCCGGCTGATCTGGAATATAGTTATCCGGCTGATCTGGAAAATATTCCATACTGTCGACACATTCCAGTTGGGTCTTCCAGAGCGTGAGGTCATGGGAGTCGTTGTTGCAGACGGCGCACTAGTAGTTGGTGTAGGTGACggaggtggtgttgctggtggcgggGAGGTGGGCCAGCGGGTCCCTGCTGCTGGAGATGTCTGCCGGGGAGCCCGCCAGACACAGCTGGGCCacctcctcgtcctcccaacctgaCATGCACACACTCTTCATGTAAAACTTGCCATTATTCGTGCTCACACACTTGTACCTCTCTGGCAGGACCTGATCTTTCCGTCTGTAGTGGACGGAGTCTGGACAACAATCGCCATACTTTGCGCACAGGTAATCACACTTACAATATTCTGCACTCTGGTAATCAATACCATTACAAAAAAACTCGGTCGAACACGCAGCGTCCAAAGCAACCAAATCATTATGAAAGAGATCCGTCATTTGGCCCTTGGCAGTTGCCAATATCAGTATAAATAAGGCCTTTCTCATTATTTttgtttccaaattttctaaatcaATTGCAGAAATATTCAAAACTTCATTAGTGCGACCAATGACAATGCTCGAAGCCcgtacactggtggctgtgttcttTGCCTTAGTGAGAATCCCACTGTATTTTTAATCTAGGGATTTCCTCTCCAGCGGTTACTAGACTTTCTATTACATTAATCTAATTCAATTTAATTACAATGTATATGCTATGATTTTGGAagctatattagtgtaatacaagtGTAGTAGTATAGACTCTTGACATTTGTGACGCTGAACAGTGTCAGATGAGGTGTAGACACACAACATGGGACAGTCTTAAGACAACACCTAGGTCAATGCTCTCACACAAACAGTCGTGGAGGGAGACAGGAGATAGTAGAGCAATGATAAGGACAGCGTCACCATCCTGTCGGTCAGTACTGGCTCCCGACAGTGGTAGTAGACTGATGGTCAGTACTGGCTGTCGACAGTGGTAGTAGGCTGTCGGTCAGTACTGGCTCCCGACAGTGGTAGTAGACTGTCGGACAGTACTGGCTCCCGACAGTGGTAGCACACTGTCAGACAGTACTTGATGTCGACAGTGGTAGTAGACTGTCGGAGAGTACTTTCTCCCGACAGTGGTAGTAGACTGTCAGACAGTACTGGCTCCCGACAGTGGTAGTAGACTGTCAGACAGTACTGGCTCCCGACAGTGGTAGTAGACTGTCAGACAGTACTGGCTCTCGACAATGGTAGTAGACTGTCAGACAGTACTGGATGTCGACAGTGGTAGTAGACTGTCAGACAGTACTGGATGTCGACAGTGGTAGTAGACTGTCAGACAGTACTGGCTCTCGACAGTGGTAGTAGACTGTCGGACAGTACTGGATGTCGACAGTGGTAGTAGACTGTCAGACAGTACTGGATGTCGACAGTGGTAGTAGACTGTCAGACAGTACTGGATGTCGACAGTGGTAGTAGACTGTCAGACAGTACTGGCTCCCGACAGTGGTAGTAGACTGTCGGACAGTACTAGATGTCGACAGTGGTAGTAGACTGTCGGACAGTACTGGATGTCGACAGTGGTAGTAGACTGTCAGACAGTACTGGCTCTCGACAATGGTAGTAGGCTGTCGGACAGTCCTGGATGTCGACAGTGGTAGTAGACTGTCAGACAGTACTGGATGTCGACAGTGGTAGTAGACTGTCGGAGAGTCCTTTCTCCCGACAGTGGTAGTAGACTGTCAGACAGTACTGGCTCTCGACAGTGGTAGTAGACTGTCGGACAGTACTGGCTCTTGACTGTGATAGTAGACTGTCAGATAGTACTGTGTCTCGACAGTGGTAGTAGACTGTCGGACTGTACTGTCCGACAGTCTACTGTCGGACTGTACACTGATTTGTTACAAGTAACAAAACTGCGCATTCTTAAAGGTACCTTATTCCCTTGTCTTCCTTCTACCACCGAATTATATATGGTTGAAAACCGCTCTGGTTAGGCTTCGtatttgccatatatatatacttaactcGTGAGTATTTAATCGAATGTTATTTAATCTGCTCCTTATTGTTTGAATTGCATTGTCCCACTTAGTTGTACACCTTGTAGAATGTCAACATTTTCGGGACGATTGCCTTGCTTTGCAAGTGTCCCGCGACAGAATCCTTGATAAATCCagtacattacgggctcaccatagcccgtgctacatggacatttcattctgagtagctaaatctaaaacaacaacaacaacatccaggACATTTGATATTGCTCACATTATGttcttttgttcttgtattggcatcctaaaTGATAATAGCGACTATTTGAATATCCAGCAACACTGATGATGCTAAATAGTCTACCTGGCTTGGTGTTTTTTTATAGTTTCTtgtttaacattatacaaatttgtgTGCTGATCAAGTTGCTGGGATtatcttttttttatatttatatatagtagagtttacattcttgtaaagccgctagactcgacttgatattcaccctgaatgagtcagaaataagggaagtcaaagttgaagcacccataggaatgagtgaccacagtgtactgacctttgagtacttggtggaggtagggataacctaccccaggatgggagtggaggggaaaagactgaattaccgaagaggtaaatatgacgagatgaggaacttcctcaggggaataccatgggaaaaagaacttagagacaagaatgtgcaggtcatgatggattttgtcacccaaaagtgccaggaagctgcagacaggtttatccccgtccaaaaggagaaaaacgaaaaacaacagaaaaacccatggttcaaccaggaatgtaaggtagcgaaacaactgagtaaaagaacatggagaaactacaaaaataacagaacaccagagagcagggagagataccagagggccagaaatgagtacatcagagtgaggagggaagcagagagacagtttgaaaatgacatcgcgagtaaagccaagacccaaccaaagctgctccacagccatatcaggaggaaaacagcagtgaagtaaCAAGTGATGAGGCTGCAGAAAGGGgacaacagatacacagagaatgacaaggaggtgtgtgaagaactcaacaagagattccaggaggtcttcacaatagaacaaggagaagcccctgcactaaatgaggaggcggcaaaccaagcaaccttcgaggaatttgacctcaccagtgatgaggtcaaaaggtgtctgctggagctggatgtgacaaaggctgttgggcctgatagaatctcaccatggatactaaaggaaggtgcagaagcactaagtgtgtgccactctctatggtgtataacaggtcactggaaacaggagagttaccagaaagttggaagacagctaacgtggtcccaatatacaaaaaaggtgacagacaagaggcactgaattacaggccagtttccttaacttgtataccatgcaaggtgctggagaagatcgtgaggaaaatgctcgtagagcatctggagggaaataactttgcaactcaccaccaacatgggttcagatgcGGTAAATCGTGCTTCACAGGTTTAAtaaaattttatgaccaggcaacgaaaattaggcaggaaagagaaggttgggccgactgcattttcctggattgccaaaaagcctttgacacagtaccccataaaaggctgttaaaaaagttggagcaacaggcaggagtaaaggggaaggtgctccaatggataagggagtacttaagcaacaggaaacagcgagtaacggtgaggggggagtcaTCAGAGTGGCGAAATGTCACCAGCGGTGACATCTCgacatgagatatatatatatatatatatatatatatatatatatatatatatatatatatatatatatatatatatatatatatatatatatatatatatatatatatatattattaaatatgaccgaaaaagtaagattaataattctaacacgaattttctcaatctttcgtacattacgcttcactgttggaggtaaatcaaaaatcacttctccaaaattcatttttatttctagtctgacgcgacacgggcgcgtttcgtaaaacttattacattttcaaagacttcacaaatacacaactgattagaacttacgtctctctgatattatatctacatttgagtgaggtgggaagggtgatgtggcattaacacaagacagaacaggaggggatattaatagggtattaaaagtatcaacacaagacagaacacaaacaatgggtattgaatagaagtgtttgtagaaagcctattggtccatatttcttgatgctcctatattggagcggagtcttgaggtgggtagaatatagttgtgcaataattggctgttgaatgctggtgttgacttcttgatgtgtagtgcctcgcaaacgtcaagccgcctgctatcgctgtatctatcgatgatttctgtgttgtttactaggatttctctggcgatggttcggttatgggaagagattatatgttccttaatggagccctgttgcttatgcatcgttaaacgcctagaaagagatgttgttgtcttgcctatatactgggttttttggagcttacagtccccaagtgggcatttgaaggcatagacgacgttagtctcttttaaagcattctgttttgtgtctggagagtttctcatgagtaggctggccgtttttctggttttatagtaaatcgtcagttgtatcctctgatttttgtctgtagggataacgtttctattaacaatatctttcaggaccctttcctccgttttgtgagctgtggaaaagaagttcctgtaaaatagtctaatagggggtataggtgttgtgttagttgtctcttcagaggttgcatggcttttcactttccttcttatgatgtcttcgatgaaaccattggagaagccgttattgactaggacctgccttaccctacagagttcttcgtcgacttgcttccattctgagctgtggctgagagcacggtcgacgtatgcgttaacaacactcctcttgtacctgtcggggcagtcgctgttggcatttaggcacattcctatgtttgtttccttagtgtagactgcagtgtggaaacctccgcccttttccatgactgttacatctagaaaaggcagcttcccatccttttccgtctcgtaagtgaaacgcagcacggaactctgctcaaatgcctccttcagctcctgcagatgtctgacatcaggtacctgtgtaaaaatgtcgtcaacatacctgcagtatatggccggtttcaagttcatgtcgactaagactttttgctcgatggtacccatgtagaagtttgcaaacaggacacctaggggagaacccatggcgaccccatctacttgcttatacatgtgcccatccgggctcaagaagggtgcctctttagtacaagcttggagtagtttcctcagaatactttctggcatgtcaagaggagtacaggctggatcacgatacactctgtcggctatcattccgattgtctcgtccacaggtacgttggtaaacagcgattctacgtccaacgaggctcttatccctgtggcccgtgtgccccgcagtaagtccacaaattcctttggagacttcaggctgaaggcgcaaggaacataaggagtcagcaggccgttgagtcgctttgccagtctgtacgtgggtgtgggtatctggctaatgattggccgaagtgggtttccaggcttgtgcgtcttgacatttccatacgcatatccaggtttatattccccaatgatctttggcaggtggagtccggatttcttggcgttcacagtttcgatcagtttgttgacctttgcttttaattcggctgtagtgtccttcgttaccctttggaacttagtttggtcagagagtatgatgttcattttcaccagatattcgtcttttttaagaatgacatatattggcgacttgtcacctctcctgacaactatctccttgttctcacgaaggcttttagctgccgctttaagctcgggggacagtatggtgcttctgtagttgcctcgattctttcctccttctgcaataagttctgcttgtaaggtatctttggtagtgaccttcttttgtgtctcgaggtcgaatatgtcgtccaacagaatttccaactctactttccgggccatttcactcggtctggacataacaaagcctattggtccatatttcttgatgctcctatattggagcggagtcttgaggtgggtagaatatagttagactccgctccaatataggagcatcaagaaatatggaccaataggctttctacaaacacttctattcaatacccattgtttctgttctgtcttgtgttgatacttttaataccctattaatatcccctcctgttctgtcttgtgttaatgccacatcacccttcccacctcactcaaatgtagatataatatcagagagacgtaagttctaatcagttgtgtatttgtgaagtctttgaaaatgtaataagttttacgaaacgcgcccgtgtcgcgtcagactagaaataaaaatgaattttggagaagtgatttttgatttacctccaacagtgaagcgtaatgtacgaaagattgagaaaattcgtgttagaattattaatcttactttttcggtcatatttaataatatatgtctacaggaaagactgctaccaaaatatactaatattaaagtgcacgacccagcagcaaggaatcaagccttcacgataaaatatcgccaggatctgattcgtgatcagatatacaaggcagagaatgaaatcaaagacaacaaaacgcaactacttcatgctacaaacgagtggagaaatagcaacatcgaccatagtatccgtacccgcattgaacaacacctcgacatcctcacagaccaacatcacctcagcactgaaacaaggattatcaagaaactaacaacattatatggaggacctatggcaattccacgaccaagagatggcttcctgaaccttgcaggaattaacctcactgaggaccaagtcactctcctaaatctgggcataaactgtcatgttatgtccagaccgagtgaaatggcccggaaagtagagttggaaattctgttggacgacatattcgacctcgagacacaaaagaaggtcactaccaaagataccttacaagcagaacttattgcagaaggaggaaagaatcgaggcaactacagaagcaccatactgtcccccgagcttaaagcggcagctaaaagccttcgtgagaacaaggagatagttgtcaggagaggtgacaagtcgccaatatatgtcattcttaaaaaagacgaatatctggcgaaaatgaacatcatactctctgaccaaactaagttccaaagggtaacgaaggacactacagccgaattaaaagcaaaggtcaacaaactgatcgaaactgtgaacgccaagaaatccggactccacctgccaaagatcattggggaatataaacctggatatgcgtatggaaatgtcaagacgcacaagcctggaaacccacttcggccaatcattagccagatacccacacccacgtacagactggcgaagcgactcatcggcctgctgactcc comes from the Procambarus clarkii isolate CNS0578487 chromosome 73, FALCON_Pclarkii_2.0, whole genome shotgun sequence genome and includes:
- the LOC138356513 gene encoding probable G-protein coupled receptor Mth-like 3 — protein: MEYFPDQPDNYIPDQPDNYIPDQPDNYIPYQPDNYIPYQPDNYIPYQPDNYIPYQPDNYIPDQPDNYIPDQPDNYIPYQPDSYIPDQPDNYIPDQPGNLSEYITSHLLFDNGSWGAFVPFNGKQIFKKCNINIKISDITVNSRERCSPTIKTCAENWTDASVAALCHSYTAVRYWALSAYRNPHCLLCNWKSISSINCVIVAASRPPSFSLLIDFGYHSGDNNVGIVNLCQPGEIYDNFLNKCRNILRRNISEVDKDDKGYEGDNKVTTNTSDFSACCPHNTRKAFRSNLVSTESNETLNCDKILLSEGEFTLNEKRMVIVETYARSYQVGEYEVTEGGVLVCKPQELSHKFSSVLGWVSLAGLGLSCLCLLLHLAAFLLVPHLRNLPGMCLASLCLSLLTAYTNFIFSTFLEPKTTGCYISAVIMYYSFLAAFCWMNIMAFDVWLTFRQAKDELRVSSGKQRSKFLFYCVYGWLLPALAVVVTVTLDMTAPAGLSPQFLPSFGQRWCWFGKRKALLVFFGAPLFTVMALNVVFFLITSYTICTSTQSTLRKSSCAPNKKHFVLYVRLAVLMGLTWITGIVAGYLQLQAVWYVFVVLNTLQGAFIFLTFTCRSKVWKDVQERCRSCLQQVYSHPGSHTSSSGSG